A stretch of Toxoplasma gondii ME49 chromosome V, whole genome shotgun sequence DNA encodes these proteins:
- a CDS encoding ribose-phosphate diphosphokinase subfamily protein (encoded by transcript TGME49_284580~Signal peptide predicted by SignalP 2.0 HMM (probability 0.579) with cleavage site probability 0.096 at residue 24): MVSVWRAKSAFSLSFLSSSSASFSIMTPLSSFSLSCSRLSSSGVSSPRVFANTEHRGPSSSASPSCVAFAASSFLLRDGQTSRSQTSQCRLLSSTTVCRPRHRPRRFAPADTPLWHSAAPERIRPPDRPALGARGTERGAPVAPVDPSAGARLDRDLRDTGALDGNGTEIKSPFALAVAFAVVASSFLYGGTNRPSKVRADASLSSSASAPAARLAPPTPPELVTLLASSPASSPALCVEKSVAPELPPSVPDAPSVPLPVVAEAADSAPSDAASAPDSIYQELCADSSLQIFTGTAHPELAREIAAHLNVTLGRAVLGRYADGEVVIQILDEVRGKDVFVIQSTPAAGGDVHTCLVELFLLLTAIRRASAKRIIAVIPCMPYDRETMLTHGDDSLTPMAAADLAILLQVCGADGVMFVDIHNPRMEGFFTSPHGPPLPMTNILPHRLAVKYFQKKELFRPVVVATDNTAGEKAMAFWSMLKKNGINAGFTTMVCDAPKREVREGTPILFSSAGADQPSRGSDEGDKNGVTLNHVGDVEGCDCIIVDDIVDTGEKAAATAKELQAGGARRIFMLATHGVLFKGAVDRINKSPIQEVILTNTVPIPPHIFCEKLVVLSVGKLMAEAIKRVHAEESLSSLFECRTNPGPSTKASTSK, translated from the exons ATGGTGAGTGTCTGGCGTGCGAAATCGGCGTTCagcctttctttcctttcttcctcctccgcttccttctccatcATGACACCTTTGtcttcattctctctctcgtgtaGCCGTTTGTCTTCGtcgggtgtctcttcgcCCCGCGTTTTTGCGAACACCGAGCACCGCGgcccttcctcctctgcctcgccgtCGTGCGTCGCCTTTGCTGCctcgtcgtttctcctccgGGACGGTCAGACGTCTCGGTCTCAAACCTCACAGTGTCGGCTGCTCTCCTCCACGACAGTGTGCAGGCCCCGCCACCGGCCTCGGAGATTCGCCCCCGCCGACACTCCGCTGTGGCACTCCGCGGCGCCCGAACGGATCCGCCCCCCAGACAGGCCCGCCCTCGGGGCCCGCGGCACAGAGCGCGGCGCGCCCGTGGCGCCCGTGGACCCCAGCGCCGGGGCGCGcctcgacagagacctgaggGACACAGGTGCCCTGGACGGGAACGGAACGGAGATCAAGAGCCCGTTCGCCCTGGCGGTGGCGTTCGCGGTTGTTGCCTCCTCGTTCCTTTACGGAGGCACAAATCGCCCCAGCAAAGTGCGCGCGGACGCATCACTCTCCTCCTCGGCTTCGGCTCCCGCAGCGCGCCTTGCGCCCCCCACACCTCCAGAGCTCGTgactcttctcgcctcgtcACCCGCCTCCTCGCCGGCTCTCTGTGTGGAGAAGAGCGTCGCCCCCGAGTTGCCGCCTTCGGTGCCAGACGCACCGTCTGTTCCCTTGCCTGTCGTAGCTGAGGCTGCCGACTCAGCCCCGTCCGATGCAGCCTCCGCCCCGGACTCGATCTATCAGGAACTCTGCGCAGACTCGTCGCTGCAGATCTTCACAGGTACGGCCCATCCCGAGCTTGCGCGTGAGATCGCAGCGCATCTGAACGTGACGCTGGGCAGGGCCGTGCTGGGCCGCTacgcagacggagaggtCGTCATTCAAATCCTTGACGAGGTCCGAGGCAAGGATGTATTCGTCATTCAAAGCACTCCCGCCGCGGGAGGAGACGTCCACACTTGCCTCGTTGaacttttccttctcctcacCGCCATTCGCAG AGCTTCGGCGAAGCGAATTATCGCCGTGATTCCTTGCATGCCGTACGACCGCGAGACCATGCTGACGCATGGAGACGACAGTCTGACGCCAATGGCTGCCGCCGACCTCGCCATTCTTCTTCAG GTTTGCGGCGCGGACGGGGTCATGTTTGTCGACATCCACAACCCACGGATGGAGGGCTTCTTTACTTCGCCCCACGGGCCGCCGCTGCCGATGACAAACATCTTGCCCCACCGCCTCGCCGTCAAGTACttccagaagaaggaacttTTCCGCCCTGTG GTCGTCGCTACCGACAACACGGCCGGCGAGAAAGCGATGGCTTTCTGGTCGAtgctgaaaaaaaacggcATCAACGCTGGGTTTACCACCATG GTCTGTGATGCACCAAAACGGGAAGTGAGAGAAGGCACTCCaattctcttctccagcgctGGCGCAGACCAGCCTTCTAGGGGTTCGGATGAGGGCGATAAGAACGGAGTCACGCTGAACCACGTGGGAGACGTCGAGGGATGCGACTGCATCATCGTCGACGACATCGTCGACACCGGGGAGAAGGCAGCGGCCACTGCGAAGGAACTCCAGGCTGGTGGCGCCCGAAGAATCTTCATGCTCGCCACCCACGGAGTCCTTTTCAAGGGCGCTGTAGACCGAATCAACAAAAGCCCCATCCAGGAA GTCATTCTCACCAACACGGTCCCCATTCCGCCGCACATCTTCTGCGAGAAGCTGGTCGTGCTGTCTGTGGGGAAACTGATGGCTGAGGCTATCAAGCGCGTGCATGCGGAGGAGTCGCTATCAAGTCTATTCGAGTGTCGCACGAACCCGGGTCCATCCACCAAAGCCTCTACCTCCAAGTAG
- a CDS encoding hypothetical protein (encoded by transcript TGME49_284615~Signal peptide predicted by SignalP 2.0 HMM (probability 0.585) with cleavage site probability 0.378 at residue 34) gives MRRLAPVSGLRLHPRPLERLGSLRLTISLRASLAKSQPSEGTSMRPSVPDTNLHLGRHLHKLSEGFRRRAAADVHFAYNWPSPHIQLLDIENSEMIQDHGFSLERSEWRLAALLGPELSSKEASTLIENALSNAGSALFRAIASCKSSCAYS, from the exons ATGCGACGCCTGGCCCCAGTCTCCGG CTTGCGCCTGCACCCTCGCCCCCTGGAGCGACTGGGCAGTCTGCGACTCACGATTTCCCTACGAGCCAGCCTGGCGAAGTCGCAGCCTTCTG AAGGGACCTCAATGCGTCCCTCTGTTCCAGACACGAACCTGCACCTCGGACGCCATTTGCA CAAGTTATCAGAAGGCTTTCGA AGACGCGCTGCAGCAG ATGTGCATTTTGCCTATAACTGGCCGTCTCCGCACATACAG CTCCTCGATATCGAGAACTCTGAGATGATTCAAGACCATGGTTTTTCCCTTGAGCGGTCCGAGTGGCGTTTAGCTGCCTTACTAGGCCCTGAGCTGAGCAGCAAGGAGGCATCGACAC TGATCGAGAACGCCTTATCGAACGCCggctctgctctctttcgTGCGATTGCCTCATGCAAAA GCTCCTGTGCGTACAGCTGA
- a CDS encoding haloacid dehalogenase family hydrolase domain-containing protein (encoded by transcript TGME49_284598~Predicted trans-membrane domain (TMHMM2.0):299-319:364-387:407-430:444-467:479-502) — translation MIIEAPGFSKDEVLLYASLASKQENPEPIDKAIHEAQPGVDLSPYKILQFVPFNPLDKRSEATVKFPDGKIRVIVKGAPQLVMKMLGDSSAHLIKEFDFAMNRQAERGLRTLGVAMCEATVPADGSAVRTGELEFLGLISMLDPPREDTASTVDKAMDLGIDVKMITGDQRAIAMEMCRRLNMGTNVLGEEAWSGEVDLATKMGGFGKLAESANGFAQVNPEHKFLIVQSLQEEKHMVGMTGDGVNDAPALKKADVGIAVAGASDAARAAADIILLESGLSPIIQALIVSRCIFQRLRNYVVFRVATSLLLLLSYWTTAMMRVVSPPLWCLLLLKVLNDVSMMATSTDHVVASTKPENWKAVETLAISATLGTVGAVACIVFSVLASPTTQEHTRFWEAWGLQPLTRSQLNLAIFLLAGILIQSGLFSARTKGAFFFCDSKKTKAPSLLICLSSSLAVIFMTFFTVYFDADWDDGTDFGICGTGWGAAGVIWLYALLWYLAMDAFKVLVVKAFFDETGLCSCVHGDANQRKKAFQEFRRLRREAQTQKLAAGVAATVQKQRDSYEQQRRSNIGGRPSVHLLAPPVAQEVRPRFESGLQPSFSGSFICVPHSESASELKRLDQQVAGAMEKLQILMKWKEDLEAHSEFHRGDSAHEERKHFLGDSFLQETVEK, via the exons ATG ATCATTGAGGCGCCTGGCTTCAGCAAAGATGAGGTTCTGCTCTACGCAAGTTTGGCATCGAAGCAAGAGAATCCG GAGCCGATCGACAAGGCTATTCACGAAGCCCAACCGGGGGTTGACCTCAGTCCCTACAAA ATCCTTCAGTTCGTTCCCTTCAATCCACTCGATAAGCGAAGCGAAGCCACAGTTAAATTTCCCGACGGCAAGATCCGGGTCATTGTGAAAGGCGCGCCGCAGCTTGTCATG AAAATGCTCGGCGACTCGAGTGCACACCTCATCAAGGAATTTGACTTTGCTATGAACCGCCAG gcagagagaggcctgCGAACGCTCGGTGTGGCCATGTGTGAAGCCACCGTGCCAGCTGACGGGAGTGCAGTTCGAACGGGAGAACTGGAATTCCTGGGACTGATCTCGATGCTCGACCCTCCGAGGGAAGATACGGCGTCGACCGTTGACAAGGCGATGGATCTAGGAATCGACGTGAAAATGATCACTG GAGATCAGCGCGCGATCGCCATGGAGATGTGTCGACGCCTGAACATGGGGACAAACGTTttgggagaagaagcctggTCCGGAGAGGTCGATCTCGCGACGAAAATGGGAGGCTTTGGAAAACTTGCGGAATCCGCCAATGGCTTCGCCCAAGTTAACCCTGAACATAAATTCTTG ATCGTTCAGTCcctgcaggaagagaagcacatGGTCGGCATGACTGGTGACGGTGTCAACGACGCCCCAGCactgaagaaggcagacgtCGGCATTGCTGTGGCAG GCGCCAGTGACGCTGCGCGGGCTGCCGCAGACATCATTCTTCTGGAGTCGGGTCTCTCACCGATCATCCAGGCCCTCATCGTCAGTCGGTGCATTTTTCAAAGGCTTCGAAACTACGTTGT ATTTCGAGTGGCCACcagtctcctgcttctcctgtccTACTGGACGACCGCGATGATGCGCGTCGTCTCCCCGCCTCTCTGgtgcctgcttctcctcaaAGTCCTGAACGACGTGTCCATGATGGCAACCAGCACAGACCACGTGGTCGCCTCCACAAAGCCTGAGAACTGGAAGGCAGTCGAG ACCCTGGCAATCTCAGCGACTCTCGGCACCGTTGGCGCGGTCGCATgcatcgttttctctgtcctcgcgAGTCCAACGACACAAGAACACACTCGGTTCTGGGAGGCTTGGGGTCTGCAGCCCCTCACCCGG TCGCAGCTTAACCTTGCcatttttctcctcgctgggATTTTGATTCAATCC GGGCTCTTCAGCGCGCGTACTAAaggcgcgtttttcttctgcgactccaaaaagacgaaggcgccTTCCCTTCTGATTTGCCTCTCAAGCTCTCTCGCTGTCATTTTCATGACATTCTTCACTGTGTACTTCGACGCAGACTGGGATGACGGGACCGACTTTGGCATTTGCGGAACTG GCTGGGGAGCTGCTGGCGTTATCTGGCTGTATGCTCTCCTTTGGTACCTCGCCATGGACGCGTTCAAGGTGCTCGTCGTGAAGGCGTTTTTCGACGAAACCGGACTGTGCAGCTGCGTCCATGGAGATGCAAATCAGCGGAAAAAGGCGTTTCAG GAGTTTCGGAGGCTCCGGCGCGAAgcgcagacacagaagctCGCTGCTGGAGTCGCTGCGACGGTCCAAAAGCAGCGGGACAGCTATGAGCAGCAGAG GCGATCTAACATAGGGGGCCGCCCGAGTGTCCACCTCTTGGCTCCGCCGGTCGCGCAAGAAGTGAGACCGCGTTTTGAGAGCGGCCTCCAGCCGTCATTCAGTGGTTCCTTCATCTGCGTCCCCCACTCCGAGAGTGCGTCCGAACTCAAGCGCCTCGACCAGCAAGTTGCAGGTGCGATGGAGAAACTCCAG ATTCTTATGAAATGGAAAGAAGACCTCGAAGCCCACAGCGAGTTTCATCGAGGCGACAGCGCCCACGAGGAACGAAAGCATTTCCTTGGGGACTCATTTCTCCAGGAGACAGTCGAAAAATAA
- a CDS encoding hypothetical protein (encoded by transcript TGME49_284610), translated as MTVPSEVKTGTSMTTNASYANNPYLAGCHSYKTPNNPTAAAASIASSNTANMTTACNTFSYPTKPQSVGPGSTSGLHPSSSSDRRRSSFGSQKLTGVLATVRRTSNSVLQTLTGRGDWEPASIFSRGEPSSAAARRCSRRSETEKGDRLSFSRSVLPRGSNASASSTNGWGLSGTSSAKPWGFRRPSVTRNGARGSSVSGPAPSRTSRFSTEGEPEEYSIYFGGQNEPLAQPLQTLEIFGAASKRAEELRAQRGVDEVTSEREGSASLRSILVVRSSQGGLYGAGSTRPPSRSIQNRVRFTEVNELREYNPHETFRRRGSRAESEHPLLTSLRNIIFRTRSDKRAVEQLAEKVQMMTERTSAVAAVMDSCVNSFEREAETVFSKESLEETQMRVADAHKQCQAEILREDRNTKCRTWRRRSVPSRS; from the coding sequence ATGACGGTCCCGAGTGAGGTGAAAACTGGCACGAGTATGACAACCAATGCCAGCTACGCTAACAACCCCTATCTGGCCGGTTGTCACTCCTACAAGACTCCGAACAATCCTactgctgctgcagcgagTATAGCCAGCAGTAATACGGCGAACATGACTACCGCTTGTAACACGTTTTCTTACCCTACAAAGCCTCAGTCGGTTGGACCAGGCAGTACGTCAGGACTACATCCTAGTTCTTCTTCCGATCGCCGTCGCAGCTCGTTCGGCAGCCAGAAGTTGACCGGTGTACTAGCAACTGTTCGTCGCACCTCCAACAGCGTCTTGCAAACGCTGACAGGACGAGGAGACTGGGAGCCGGCTTCGATTTTTTCTAGAGGGGAGCCTTCTTCCGCGGCAGCGCGACGATGCAGTCGGCGtagcgagacggagaaaggtGACCGGTTATCCTTTTCTCGATCTGTTCTGCCTCGCGGGAGTAACGCAAGTGCCAGTTCGACGAATGGATGGGGTTTATCAGGCACGTCTTCGGCGAAGCCTTGGGGGTTCCGACGCCCGTCTGTGACGCGGAACGGGGCCCGAGGTAGCTCCGTCTCGGGCCCTGCTCCCAGCCGCACCTCACGCTTTTCAACTGAGGGAGAGCCCGAGGAATATTCCATTTATTTCGGTGGACAAAACGAGCCACTGGCACAGCCGCTGCAGACTCTGGAAATCTTCGGGGCCGCCAGCAAACGCGCAGAAGAACTGCGTGCTCAGAGAGGCGTCGACGAAGTGACATcagagagggaaggcagTGCAAGCTTGCGGTCGATTCTCGTAGTTCGCAGTTCCCAGGGCGGGCTGTACGGCGCCGGTAGCACGAGGCCACCCAGTCGGTCGATACAAAACCGTGTTCGCTTCACGGAAGTGAATGAGCTGCGGGAATACAACCCGCACGAAACGTTccgcagacgaggaagtcgGGCTGAGTCAGAACACCCGTTGCTCACGTCGTTGCGCAACATCATCTTCCGCACTCGAAGCGACAAACGCGCAGTCGAGCAGCTCGCAGAAAAAGTGCAGATGATGACGGAGAGGACTTCCGCTGTAGCCGCAGTCATGGACTCGTGTGTGAACTCTTTTGAGAGGGAGGCGGAAACAGTCTTCAGCAAAGAGTCGTTGGAAGAAACTCAAATGAGGGTTGCAGACGCGCACAAGCAGTGTCAAGCAGAGATTCttcgagaagacagaaacacaaaaTGTAGGACATGGAGACGACGTTCTGTCCCAAGTCGTTCATAG
- a CDS encoding E1-E2 ATPase subfamily protein (encoded by transcript TGME49_284602~Predicted trans-membrane domain (TMHMM2.0):98-121:130-150:281-304:313-336) yields the protein MSREEPYLEAVYGELHDTVERVGDISLMVDEVSVENSPSGYPPLGDSRDVTVFNSPSRSSSPDSFADEVQGLTNQEAEKLQMTVGFNEIATQRKPGILVFLSYFVGTVPIIMILTAIITASIPGVTGERDFFSLTAILVELFLIVGMEHISERNAGNAVGELEKLNAPMCQCKRDGQWVTIAARELVPGDIVALRGGTIAPADGRLVGRGLPILVDESSLTGESLAVTKARGDTMLQGAVIQSGELYLLVEKTGADTLFGKALELLGKTETKGNLKQVLEKVARLICGVGAVFSVVLMFVLVFRDDVPWYQAFAFGLALLCCILPSAMPLVTTAVLSTGALELSREKALVSRLSAIEELAGMDILCSDKTGTLTLNKLVIDKEESHAREQPLSVFPRVCVDRRSKKEAPLADS from the exons atgagcagagaagaacccTACTTGGAGGCGGTGTATGGGGAACTCCACGATACGGTGGAGAGAGTGGGAGATATCTCGTTGATGGTCGACGAAGTATCCGTGGAGAATTCGCCCTCTGGCTACCCTCCACTGGGAGACTCTAGAGACGTCACAGTTTTCAACTCCCCCTCGAGATCTTCCTCGCCAGACAGTTTCGCAGATGAGGTACAAGGACTCACGAATCAGGAAGCCGAAAAACTGCAAATGACTGTCGGTTTCAACG AAATCGCCACTCAACGCAAACCGGGgattctcgttttcctttcttaTTTCGTGGGGACCGTTCCCATTATCATGATCCTGACAGCCATCATCACGGCGTCAATTCCTGGAGTCACAG GCGAGCGAGACTTTTTCAGTTTGACCGCTATTCTCGTCGAGTTGTTCCTGATTGTTGGGATGGAGCACATcagcgagaggaacgcgGGGAATGCAGTCGGCGAACTGGAGAAATTGAA tgCGCCAATGTGTCAGTGCAAACGAGACGGGCAGTGGGTGACAATAGCAGCACGAGAACTGGTGCCAGGAGATATCGTGGCGCTCAGAGGCGGAACAATCGCGCCTGCAGATGGGAGGCTCGTGGGCCGCG GGCTTCCTATCCTCGTCGATGAATCTTCGCTAACTGGAGAGTCATTGGCAGTCACGAAGGCCAGAGGCGACACGATGCTCCAAGGTGCGGTCATTCAGAGCGGCGAGCTGTACCTGCTCGTCGAGAAAACAGGGGCAGACACTCTGTTCGGGAAGGCTCTTGAGCTTCTTGGCAAAACAGAG ACGAAAGGAAATCTGAAACAAGTTCTGGAGAAAGTTGCCAG ACTCATCTGCGGCGTCGGCGCGGTCTTCAGCGTCGTGCTGAtgttcgtcctcgtcttccgcgaTGATGTCCCCTGGTACCAGGCCTTCGCATTcggtctcgctctcctctgctgTATCTTGCCTTCCGCAATGCCTCTTGTCACCACCGCGG tccttTCGACAGGAGCACTGGAGttgagcagagagaaagctctcgtttctcgtctctctgcgatCGAAGAACTGGCCGGCATGGACATCCTCTGCAGTGACAAAACGGGAACGTTGACCCTGAATAAGCTCGTCATTGACAAAGAGGAG TCACACGCGAGGGAGCAGCCTTTGTCGGTGTTTCCACGAGTGTGCGTCGATCGACGTTCCAAGAAGGAAGCCCCCCTGGCGGATTCATAA
- the MED10 gene encoding mediator complex subunit MED10 (encoded by transcript TGME49_284590~Gene product name based on ToxoDB Community Expert Annotation.) yields MSLQPSSTSFPAVTGVESLDPSPPHPYAAHSVTPSSSSPFPSSLPTALSSSFPAPDEPDGDVNASSDDHSSLSNFSSDGGNDSDDDVRAAPASPNHGDPEGPTKRAKVAGDATAEGKAHRKPRDKSATASDRHRRKIAKLYFKTLHCLTKLTLLLEDGTVILPPGKADNKGSRRLSKLLLRYDRMLMKLEAYMSSSSQLANASVPVGLLQALDKNVDPVDWLKRCVLDVHREKNDQLRGVYDAFGAYEATLHDAIRYNACDRLLPRFPRFSTPASAPSSGPPSSSASAEFPPSSPSPFPSSHPSSLRSSSAVTLPSPSPQPTSETINAASHAS; encoded by the exons ATGTCGCTGCAGccctcttccacttctttccCTGCAGTGACGGGCGTCGAGTCTCTCGATCCGTCACCTCCACACCCATACGCTGCCCATTCCGTCACaccctcttcgtcgtctccgtttccttcgtctcttcctactgctctctcttcttcgtttcccgCGCCCGATGAACCAGACGGCGACGTGAATGCTTCTTCAGACGaccattcttctctctcgaactTCAGCAGTGACGGTGGAAacgacagcgacgacgacgTCCGGGCCGCCCCCGCGAGTCCAAACCACGGCGACCCTGAGGGTCCGACCAAACGCGCGAAAGTTGCGGGAGACGCGACAGCCGAG GGCAAAGCTCATCGAAAGCCTCGCGACAAATCCGCGACCGCCAGTGACCGCCACCGCCGAAAGATTGCGAAACTGTACTTTAAAA CTCTGCACTGCCTGACAAAGTTGACGCTGCTCTTGGAGGACGGGACCGTTATTCTCCCCCCGGGAAAGGCCGACAACAAAGGGAGTCGCCGCCTCTCGAAACTTCT GCTCCGCTACGACCGCATGCTGATGAAACTCGAGGCGTACATGTCTTCAAGCTCGCAGCTCGCCAACGCGTCTGTCCCCGTCGGACTTCTCCAGGCCTTGGACAAGAATGTGGATCCCGTAGACTGGCTAAAACGCTGCGTTCTGGACGTCcacagggagaaaaacgaccAGCTGCGTGGCGTGTACGACGCCTTCGGG GCTTATGAGGCCACTCTGCATGACGCCATACGCTACAACGCATGCgaccgccttcttcctcgttttcctcgtttttctacTCCGGCCTCggctccttcttctggccCTCCTTCATCGTCTGCAAGTGCTGAGTTTCCTCCTTCCAGTCCTTCcccctttccttcctctcatCCGTCTTCCTtgcgttcctcttctgctgttACGCTTCCTTCCCCGTCGCCACAGCCCACGTCTGAAACGATCAATGCAGCAAGTCATGCGAGCTGA